A region of Notolabrus celidotus isolate fNotCel1 chromosome 4, fNotCel1.pri, whole genome shotgun sequence DNA encodes the following proteins:
- the polr1c gene encoding DNA-directed RNA polymerases I and III subunit RPAC1 yields the protein MAATMKNVEEIRNRVILGEYGVRNVHTSDYPGNYPGYDDTWDMQKFQKNFRIDIVSLDENSMEFDMVGIDAAIANAFRRILLAEVPTMAIEKVFVYNNTSIVQDEVLAHRLGLIPIKADPRLFEYRNTGEESAEEEGSEIDTIQLQLKIKCTRNPRATKDSSDPRELYLNHMVYSKDIKWVPIGNQADVFAESCIGPVHDDILIAQLRPGQELDIIMNCVKGLGKDHAKFSPVATASYRLLPEITLLEPVEGEKAERLKGCFSRGVIDLEEVDGDKVAKVVNSRLDTCSREVLRHDDLKNLVKIGRVRDHFIFTVESTGILTPEVLVTEAIKVLMAKCQRFLNELDSTGLE from the exons ATGGCAGCGACCATGAAGAACGTGGAGGAAATAAGAAACCGAGTAATACTGGGAGAATATGGAGTGAGGAAT GTTCATACATCAGATTACCCCGGAAACTACCCCGGCTATGACGACACCTGGGATATGCAAAAGTTTCAAAAG AACTTCAGGATTGACATCGTGAGTCTGGATGAGAACAGTATGGAGTTTGACATGGTGGGGATCGATGCAGCCATCGCCAACGCCTTCAGAAGGATCTTACTGGCAGAG gtCCCCACCATGGCCATAGAGAAGGTGTTTGTCTACAACAACACGTCCATCGTTCAGGATGAAGTCCTCGCACACAGACTGGGCCTCATTCCCATCAAAGCTGACCCGCGCTTGTTTGAGTACAGGAACACGG GTGAAgagtctgcagaggaggagggctCAGAGATCGACACGATTCAACTACAGCTGAAGATTAAATGCACCAGGAACCCCCGAGCCACTAAAGACTCCTCTGACCCACGGGAGCTGTATCTGAACCACATGG TTTACTCCAAGGACATAAAGTGGGTCCCGATTGGAAACCAAGCTGATGTGTTTGCAGAATCCTGCATCGGACCGGTGCATGACGACATCCTGATAGCTCAGCTGAGACCAGGACAGGAGCTGGACATCATCATGAACTGTGTCAAAGGGTTAG GTAAGGACCATGCAAAGTTCTCTCCAGTAGCTACAGCCAGCTACCGCCTCCTCCCAGAGATCACTCTGCTGGAACCGGTGGAGGGAGAGAAGGCAGAGCGCTTAAAGGGCTGCTTCTCACGAGGAGTGATAGACTTGGAAGAAGTTGACG GAGACAAAGTTGCCAAAGTGGTGAACAGTCGCCTGGACACATGCAGCAGGGAGGTCCTCCGACATGACGACCTGAAGAACCTGGTGAAGATCGGGAGAGTGCGGGACCATTTCATTT TCACGGTGGAATCCACCGGCATCCTGACTCCAGAGGTTCTGGTCACAGAGGCAATCAAAGTCCTCATGGCCAAGTGTCAGAGGTTTCTCAATGAACTGGACTCAACTGGCTTGGAGTAA